One Syntrophales bacterium DNA window includes the following coding sequences:
- a CDS encoding LysM peptidoglycan-binding domain-containing protein: protein MTRDNLLNALVIMFVLLGFLFSGCAKKPAETAVGKEESAVKLEEGKSVLKETLVAVEEVSYADRHVVKRGECLWWIAKYKDIYNDPFQWPIIYDANSNLINDPDLIYPGQIFSIPRKGYTIEEVKEARKRAGAPRPYAPPQKAFVLTE, encoded by the coding sequence ATGACACGCGACAATTTATTAAACGCTTTGGTTATTATGTTTGTTCTATTGGGGTTCCTCTTTTCCGGATGTGCCAAAAAACCGGCAGAAACTGCTGTAGGCAAGGAAGAATCCGCTGTTAAGCTTGAAGAAGGAAAATCCGTTCTTAAAGAAACATTAGTTGCAGTGGAAGAAGTATCCTACGCTGACCGCCACGTAGTAAAGAGAGGTGAATGTCTCTGGTGGATCGCCAAGTACAAAGACATCTATAATGATCCCTTCCAGTGGCCCATAATCTATGACGCCAACAGTAACCTGATTAATGATCCAGATTTAATATATCCCGGTCAGATTTTCTCTATTCCCAGAAAAGGATACACCATTGAAGAGGTCAAAGAAGCAAGAAAAAGAGCCGGTGCACCAAGACCTTATGCACCTCCTCAAAAAGCATTTGTCTTAACTGAGTGA